In Cataglyphis hispanica isolate Lineage 1 chromosome 8, ULB_Chis1_1.0, whole genome shotgun sequence, the DNA window TTTCATTTACTGGAAGTAATAACGCGGCAACAGGAAATAATCTCCATCGTAATCTGTgacataacattaataatttataatttattaaagtacaattttaatacaatataggTATTTACTGGAGGAACCTGTGCAGccacaaaaaaattcaagaaatagctatatattatttgacaaatcAAATATCTATGGCACatattgaaaacaaatttaatgttgCCACATCGACCGTTTtgaattgcattaatatttggATAAACTGCATTATAATATTGGTaccaaaattaatacaatggCGCACTATAAATCAGCGAGttaatattcaagaaaaattcaaaaatattgcaggTTTTCCAGGTATAACTTAATTCAGAATATAATCttggattatatttttctcttctctgcattctttttatgaaaaaagtgtttatatattctactatAGATACTTAATCATCTACgtcattatattcattaaaataaataaatatgctttaaagtttatatatctataatataatttttaataacacatatatattaactttaatatttaattaaaactttgacAGTCTTTAACATCTctcttattaactttttaactttttttaaactgattcaaagtaaataatttatactatagCAATACGATTAATCAGAGTCAGAagaatatttccttttttttttagatttcttgTGTGTTCCtgaacttataaaatttttcataatttttaaaaacttcacTCTGttctaatgttttttttttagctcaTTTTGCTCTATTAgcaaagtttgaaatttttcaaagcgttcattttcaatttgtatTTCTTGTGCGTGTAACTCTTTTAAAATcgtgtttaaattctctttctttggCCTTACTGATTTTTTAACgttctcaaaaatattcgaatttattacattataatcatTGTTTAACATATTGTCATCCTCtgatacaatattttcaagaaagtAGATTTCATGTAACGATAATGTCCGCGATACATTTTCTCCAAGTTCCGCTAACATTGATGACATTTGTCAGCACTTTTTGttccattaaaattacacaaataGCCACAATTTTCATTCCTATTGCAATATTagaccatatttttttttgcattttatcattaagatatcgaaatttaatttgcacaatctCCAATAACTTTATTGTCATTTCATGAGTAAATTCTGCAAGTATTAAAACATGATTTAGTATTGTTTATGCATATTTGTAACAAATCTTTGAGATACAGacataatagattataattatattatatatattataaagcttACTATCTTCATTTGCCATTTCCAATTTTTGTGTATCTTTCTTATCTGTTTTATCtgtaaaactaataataatataataatttatattaatataaatattaagatataataatataattaataatataattaatataattaattattatattaattatactaatttatatttatattttatttatgatttttcaaatatttatattgttatagttACATTGtcctcaaaatatttatttgtgaattttagaaaatattaaattacgtaCTGTTCGCTGtattttcatttgtatttTCACTCATTGCAGTTTCATTCATTGCAGTTTCACTTATACTCTCATTCACTGCAGTTTCTTTATTTCCAATAGATGCTTCACCCAATAATTGGTTTAAGATTGTTAAAGTACctgctataatatatttatatttaattagataaagtCTTAAGTGTAACttcaaaataagtaaataaaatatatttatttctatgaataatttctacatactttttatgcaataatatatgtattttccaTGTTCATCTAAAATCGGTTGCCCATTATTATCGGTACACAACAAAAAGCTGCTTTTATCCATGatctttaattgataaataataaatcaaataaaatttttaaatcaaaataatgggtcaaataataaaataaagaaatcatgTTTAGTGTAACATTACTtacaaaagtgtaaaaattgaCATCTTAACTTGCGCTTAATTCAAGATTGAAATACCGAGTAAAtactcaaaataaatttaacccatatagatatgtaaaaaGCATAGTATTATATTTGGCGCGTATTTGCAACTTACCAGTAACTAACAATATATATCCTGCTCGGTATATAACGTGGTATCAACCAAGTAAATACCAAAATGGCTAGCCACGCCTCTAccacaaaaacaaaaacacgCGAAAACATTCtggtatatattgatatatgtacCAAGCGATCGCCAAAAATCACCTTAAATGAACACGCTTCTAATACGATACTACTTTCGCGCCATTTTTGAGGATCATATAatgttttgcaattttgtacctgtaattttcgataaaaataaaaaggaattatatatgcgagaaaaagaatcttatttaatatgcatggaacatctcaaaattatcaccgtttttcgtttattaaatCTGTAATGATTCTAAAGTCAAATTCTTGGAATTTTGAACTAGAACTTATATAGGTATTTAATCAGTtacatcattaattaatataaatcattattaattaatataaacatataactaacaaatataaacaacgcaaaaaaattataaaatttaaataaaattatttaaataaaaattataaaaaaggatgtgtacgtgtgtgtgtatcaaaATGGGAGTTGGTCATTTCATTTCCAATTAGCCTTGCctctgtatattatttataaaataaaagctgtATGAATCTTTTGTATCCATACCTCCCGATATATTCtcgtataaaatacatattcatttattaattgaccGATCGAGTTCGCGTTACGCTTGTCCAATATTCACGCGTACATTTTAACATCTTTATCCGTTCATTAAAACTTGTTTATACAGCTATCCAATCACGTATACCTCTATCGTTTTGTTGCAACCGCGTGCTCAATCTCGAATCATTTCATATACGACGCGCATTTTTTATGTTCCAGAGTTCTTTTTATAGAGACACACGAGCATACACGTGcagatatgtaaattaatgccAAACGTTTCTCATTTACGGacttttcgattaatttagaaaagctTCTTCTTAATTAGATATGAATATtcctttgttaaaaaaatataatatttaataagacgtcagaatatatttttacttaaacttattaatttttttaccatcTCAACATTGAATGTACTTAaacttacaaatatattgaaaaatgttactAAAGTAaacattaacattaaattaaattaaattatcgctTTGCTAAAATTCTTGATTTCtacttttatttctatccAATTAAGGatcattgatatatttgaacatttatatatttatataaacaaatacttGAATTGTAATTACTTTGTGCTTTGTGATAGCAGTATTAAACAGTTTGTACAATTTCACATATGCAAGTAGCCATCGCATCAAAGTTTCatgagattttaaaaaatgcagctTTGAAATGATTGTTTCATTTCACCCTATTTACGCAACagatctctatatatatatattatattctttttaatttcccgTGTTTGTaccatgtataataaaatataatgtaacaaaatagaatcaatgatggtaaaattatttagcttgattatttatttactttgatcttcattttattttcaataaattgtagTTATGTAGAGAaagtctttatttaatatatatatatatatatatatatatatatatattataaataaatatgaaatatatgtgcacatcgaatattttatgaaatcgcCGCAATATGTGAcatgtgtaataatataaaaggagATAATTCAGTGTGGAAAAAAaaccataaaaatttaataatttataaaatataacataattattgtgtgtgtgaatttatttaggaatatattttaatctgtcTGTTAACGTGgcgatgaaattttaataaaaatgaaaatcctGAATAAGAAAGGATTAGagttattttgcaataaattataaaagaaatgtcaaagtttaaaaaatgcttatcatcacttttctttcttcttattgCAAGCTCaatctaatttatacataaattagatTGAGCTTCCAATtagaaaaagtattttgacatttctttttaatttattgcaaaataactCTAATCCTTTCTTATTCaggattttcattttcattaaaatttcatcgcCACGTAACAgacagattaaaatatattcctaaataaattcacacacacaataattgttatattttataaattattaaattttatggttTTTCCACACTGAATTATCTccttatattattacacatgTCACATATTGCGGCGATTTCATAAAACATTCGATGTGCacatatatctcatatttatttataatatatatatatatatatatatatatatatatatatatatgtttattaaataaaaactttctcTACATAActacaaattattgaaaataaaatgaagatcaaagtaaataagtttttaacacatatatgtaacTATTGATTGAAGAATAACTGAGGAATATAACACGGAGGAATATAACGTTTTGGAAAGTCCGCAAAACCTGCAACTGTGTCTCATATATACTAAGAGAAAGTGATTAAGATCTTCCCTCTATACCTTTCCGCCGATGGATATTAACTCTTTCGATATAAAGACACGTGTACACAAAATGTCCAAAACACaattatcagattttttttttaaataacgaatttattaaagaaatgagacacgtgtgttttttttttatatcaaactttTCTTCGTGAAAGAAGTAgctaaatttttgcttttcttagaacatgtttaaataaaaatataacaaatattaatctcaCTTAGAGAATGAAGAgatgaatgaaataatatccGCGAACTATCAATGAGAACGCAAcaacgaaaaattatattagcgcCCGCTACGACATCGTATTTTCAGAGAGCGTTCGCCACATTCGGCACAGTCTGAGTCAACACAAAGACATTAACGAAGCTGTTCAAAATATGAACTCTCTTTTCAAAACAAACACGTATAGTCTATAAAAGAACACAAAGGATAATATCGTGCAGAACGCAAGGTTGAAATCCGCATGTTATACTCTTTGTCGAGAAAAATTCGCGCACGGGCAcgcgttttaaaaataatatagtacaataaaagataataacaatctactttatatttttatacagcttaaaatgaagaaagaaattcaaacgattaattattctaGTAATCCAAAACTgtgcttcaaaatttttaacttttcgaactaaataaaaaaaatttaaacacaaGAAGAAAGCTAAATATAgcaatttttcatgtattttatgtctcttttttttttaaaaaaactgaatCGTGCCTCAATTAAATtactacaataaatataattaagatttacaAATCAAATACAAACTTCGCTAATGCCACACTGCAAGTACGGGAATGTTAAGCAGTCAGATCGATACCTCCTAATAGTTTTAAGAAGCCTGAAGTTTAGTATCAACCGCATTTACAACCTGTTGAAGTCTCGCCATTGCTCAATGTCATGCGACAacgttgcaatatttttcgccgcgaagatattaaaaatattactaagcatttattcattttcaggGTTTCTTCTTGATTGACAAGAAAAAACGCGGTCTCGATATAAGAATAAAGTGCgattttttatcgatcatttaaatataacgttCTTACCTATATCGTATGTGTTCCCGTCGTCAATATTGCCGAGAGGATCCGTCTCATTATTGGACTCACATTGGATTTGCATGGACTCAGCCTCGACAAATTCGCTCGTCTTGATCTCGACTTCGATCGTCCCCCTGACATCGAGATCGTCTGTGACATTTGAATGCTCGGTCAAGCAGAAGGAAGTCGAAGCGTCTTGAAGCTCGGTGTTCTCTTGGTCTGAGAGACCCGCTTCCTCGTCAATGATTAATCCATTGCTCTCGGTGCTGATACTACATCCGATACTGAGGATAGCGCTGCCATATTGTTTGGCGTACGTCTCAATGATATCGCCAATCGTCGTCTTCTCGCCGTTATCTTCGAAATAACCGCTCTCTTTCTTCGACGGGCTCAAATCGGATTCGCAGGTTGTCCGATTCTCGTCCTCGCTCAGCATTATTACGTCCTCGGACTTCTCGGTTTTCACGTCGTTCTCTTCTACAACCATCTTCACGGTGTTTTCTTCCTCCTTCATGGAATTCCTTCCTACGATATGATATGAGACCTAATAATCGTCGCGTATGTGATTGCCGCGAGCAATATCAGCGCGAATGAAGGTGAAGAAGAGGAGACAAGAGACAACAAGCGGAAGACAATTTTTCGTACGAAGTCACGTGTTATTCTGCCTCGATATCATTCGATCGGGATAATAATtcgaattaattctttaacagTTAAGTCCTGCTATCGTCTTCCGCTTCTTCTTCCTTGTCTTCACTTCGCAGACACCGCgcactttttatttctcattcaaTCCTTTTCCAATCTCTTAAAGAGACTGCAAATACGGGGGATAAGGAATCAAATTTGGAAACCTACCTATGATCAATTAGCGATTTCTGCTCGCAAACCACACGACACCTCGCATCGAGCGCGATACGCGAAGAATTCACGATACTGTTCGATACCTATATATCACGTAACAACAATCTTGAAGCGAAACGAGACACAAGATCACGCGCGTCCAACGACACTTACTTCGTGAAGAATCGCCAGTGACTGAAAGAAGCAAATGGAACCTTATGTACCACTACATCGTCTTCCCTCACTCCGCTACTTCCCCACTACTTCAGTACTAACAGCTGATTCGAAAAGCGTTCGGCAAGTAGTGACGGCACTAGAACCGCCgcacgtatttttttatttttttaatgcttgtgctgatcaaaaattattttcaagtataGTCACTTTCTCCGAATTtgttgaaacaataaaatcttaatacatAACGTATTtcgaatataaagaaaaagtacCAGCTGACTATGTCGCTATATTGG includes these proteins:
- the LOC126851601 gene encoding uncharacterized protein LOC126851601 isoform X1, with the translated sequence MDKSSFLLCTDNNGQPILDEHGKYIYYCIKTGTLTILNQLLGEASIGNKETAVNESISETAMNETAMSENTNENTANNKTDKKDTQKLEMANEDKFTHEMTIKLLEIVQIKFRYLNDKMQKKIWSNIAIGMKIVAICVILMEQKVLTNVINVSGTWRKCIADIIVT
- the LOC126851601 gene encoding uncharacterized protein LOC126851601 isoform X2, which translates into the protein MDKSSFLLCTDNNGQPILDEHGKYIYYCIKSTLTILNQLLGEASIGNKETAVNESISETAMNETAMSENTNENTANNKTDKKDTQKLEMANEDKFTHEMTIKLLEIVQIKFRYLNDKMQKKIWSNIAIGMKIVAICVILMEQKVLTNVINVSGTWRKCIADIIVT
- the LOC126851601 gene encoding uncharacterized protein LOC126851601 isoform X3, whose translation is MDKSSFLLCTDNNGQPILDEHGKYIYYCIKTGTLTILNQLLGEASIGNKETAVNESISETAMNETAMSENTNENTANILQIKQIRKIHKNWKWQMKINLLMK